A stretch of DNA from Leisingera daeponensis DSM 23529:
TGCAATATGCGCTGGAGTGCCGCACGGCTGCCCAAGCAGACCATGTGTTCGCATTGGCCGCCCCGATGCGGGAGGAGCTGATCCGGCGCGGTGTGCCTGCGGATAAGATCACCCTGGCGCCCAACGGCTGCGATATCGGGAAATTCATTCCGCAGCCCCGCAATGCCGCGCTGGCAGCACGCTACGGCATCCCGGAAGATGTGCCGGTGCTCGGCTACATTGGCAGCTTCGTGCAGTATGAAGGGCTGGACGATCTTGTCCGTGCCTGCAGCCTGCTGCGGCAGCAGGGTCTGGAGTTCCGGCTGCTGCTGGCAGGCAGCGGGCCGGCTGAAGAAGACATCCGGCATGCCGCCTCGGAGGCCGGGCTGGACAGCTGGCTCATCATGCCCGGCCGCATCCCGCATGAGGAGGCCGCAGCGCATTACTCCCTGATCGACATCACCCCTTTCCCGCGCAAGCCTCAGCCTGTCACCGAACTGGTGCCGCCGCTGAAGCCGCTGGAAGCGATGGCCATGGAAAAAGCGGTTGCGGTCTCTTCCGTGCGGCCGCTTGCAGAGATGGTCACGGATGGCGAAACCGGCGTGACTTTCGAGAAGGGCGATACCGCAGACCTGGCCCGCACCCTGGCGCAGCTGATCGCCGATCCGGCGCTGCGCACGCGCCTGGGCAAGGCAGGGCGCACATGGGTGGCGCAAGAGCGCAGCTGGAGCCAGGCAGCGATGGCGATTGCCCGCACCGCCGGCAGCCCTGTTTCAAAGCCAGGAATACAATGACGCATCTTTACCCCCAACCCGTTTACGGCCTGCGCTGCGGGCGGTATCAAAACCAAGCCTTTTCCACAGCGGGCAAAGGTCATTTTCATTGGCTCAGCTTGGGTGCCTCACATCATGCAGGTTGACGAAACCCGCAGCGGCCTGATCCAGGCGGCACGGGAACTGGAACGCTTAGGGCGGCAGAACTCTGCGATAGCTCTGCTGCAGTCGGCGGCCCAAGACGGCAACGACACAGCCCTTCTATGGGCATTGCAAAAAACCGCAGAACGCGGACAAAACCAGCAGGCGGCCCAGACTGCCCTGCAGCGGCTGGAACAAGCCCTTGGCCCACACAGCCGTGAACTGGCTCGTATCCGCGGCAGCCGCCATGTCTTCGTAGAGTCGGGATGGAATACGGGCACGCCGCGGGTCGCAGGCATTATGGATGAGTTCACGGCCGCCAGCTTTGCCCCGGAGTGCGTGTACCTTCCCCTTGAACCTGAACGCTGCATCACCCAGCTGGCGCATTTCCGGCCGGCATTCGTATTTGTAGAATCGGCCTGGCATGGCAGCGGCGGCGCCTGGAACCGTATGGTCAGCACACCTGCTCCGCAGCTCATTGGGATGCTGGAGTGGTGCAGGCAAAACGGCATCCCCTCTATTTTCTGGAACAAAGAAGATCCGGTCCATTTCCACACCTTCCTGGATGCAGCGCGCCTATGCGACTTTGTCTTCACGACCGACATGGACTGCATCCCGTCCTACAAGGACGCCTTGGGTCACGCGCAAGTCTACTTCCTGCCTTTTGCGGCCCAGCCCCAAGTGCACAATCCGATCGCCACGCTGCCGCGCAAAGACGCCTTCAACTTTGCCGGGTCATATTATCTGCGCTACCCCGAACGCCAGCGCGATCTTGCTGCCATCACCGAAACGGCCCGCGCCTTGCGGCCGGTCGAGATCTACGACCGGCACCACGGCCAGGATCATCCGCACTACAAGTTCCCGGACAAATACCGGCCGATGATCCTGGGCGCGCTGCCGTTTTCTGAGATCGGCAAGGCTTACAAGGGCTACCGCTACGGCATCAACATAAATACCATCAAACAGTCGCAGACCATGTTCGCCCGCAGGGTCTATGAGCTGATGGCCTCAAACACCGTGGTGGCCAGCAATTTCTCCCGCGGAATGCGGATGCTGTTCGGCGATCTGGCAATCTGTTCGGATCAGCCCGCCAGGCTGTCCGGCGCCTTTGAAGCGCTCACCGCAGAGGACACAAGATATCGCAAGTTCCGGCTGCTGGGGCTGCGCAAAGTCCTGCAGGAGCACAGCTATGCCGCACGCCTGAGCTACATCCTCTCCAAGGTCACCGGCCAGCCCTTCGCGCCAAGCCTGCCAGCCGCCGCACTGATTGCCTCTGCTGCCACCGCAGAGGAGGCACGCAGGCTGACCGCTGCCTTCCAGGCCCAGGCCCACCCCCGCAAGCACCTGTTCCTGCTCACTCCGGAAGCCGCCGCCCCCGGCAGCGGCGGCGATGTCTCGGTGTTCAGCCACGCCGAAGGCCTGCTCGCGGCGTTTGACAAGCGGCGCCGTGAATTTGCCTTCGCAGGCTGCCTTGATCCGGCCGATTTCTACGGCGAACACTACCTGACCGACCTGCTGCTCGCGCCCCGCTACAGCGACGCCGACGGGGTCTCGAAGGGCTGCTATTTTCAGGCCACAGGCCATGGCGCTGCCCTGCAGCGCGAAGACCTGCGCTACCGCCACACCTGTTCCATGCGGCTTGCCGCGGGCCTGGTGCGCACCCGGCATCTAACCGGCAGCCTGCTGGCAGACTGCCTCCACAACCCGGCCTCGGCCGCCGCCGAAGATCTGCACACCCTCGCCATTGACGAATTCAACTACTGCCGCAACGGCGCCGAAGATCCCGCAGCACAGTCCCTGGCCCGCGATATGGAGCTGCCCTGCCAAGGCGCCCCTCTGGCCCGCTTCTACGGCATCGCGGAAGACTTGCCCGCCGCCAAACCGCGCCCGCGCCCGCAGGCCCTGCCCGCCCTGACCGCGGCGGAGATCTTCTCCGGCGCTGTCCTGCCCAAGGGCAGGCCTCTGGCCAAGCACCTGCGGGACGGGCGGCTCGTAATCACCTCCCAGGATGAGGCTGACGGACCCGCCGATGTCTGGATGGCACGCAAGTATCCGCGCGCCGCGCTCAACCTGGAGAACAACAGCTGGTTCAGCTTCGGCTTCACCCGCAGCCTGCCGCACGGCCAGCTGGTTTGCGAATATTATGATAGCGGCGGCGGGAAAATCAGCCATTCAATGTTCGCTAAAGGCGGACGCCATGCCCTGGCGCTGCCGGAGCACTGCACTCAGGTCCGCTTCGGCCTGAGGCTGCGCGGCCCTGGAACATTGGAGCTCTCGGATCTGGTCTTCGGTGATCAGGCCGTGTTTCCACCAGTGATCGCCGGCCGCTCCGGGACCCTGGTTCTGACCAAGCAATACCCCTCCTGCGATGACCTCTACAAATACGGTTTCCTGCACAGCCGCATCCGGGGCTACCGCCGGCAGGGGCTGGATGTTAACGTCTTCCGCCTCACCACCAGCAGCGCGCAACCCTATGACGAATTTGAAAATGTCGACGTCGCCACCGGAGATGCCGCGCTGCTGGACGCAACCCTGCGCAGCGGCCGTTGTAAACATGTCCTAGTGCATCTTCTGGACCCCGCCATGTGGGAGGTTCTGAAAAAGCATCTGCACAGGATCCGGGTCACAATCTGGATACATGGCGCCGAGATCCAGCATTGGCAACGGCGGGCGTTTGAGTTCCCGCGCATGTCTGCCGCTCAGGTTGAGCAGAAGAAACATCGGACCGGCACATACCTCAAGCTTTGGCAGGAAGTCTTCTCCAGCCCGGAAGCAAACCTGCATCTTGTTTTTGTCTCCCGCACCCTGCTGGAAGAAGCCACCGCAGATGTTGGGCGGCCGCCGCCGGACGGCCGCTATTCGGTCATTCACAACTTCATTGACGGGGAGATTTTCCGCTACTCCCCCAAAGCCCCCGAAGACCGCTTCCGCCTGCTTTCCATCCGGCCCTATGCAGGCCGCAAATACGCAAATGATCTGACCGCGGCAGCAATTACCGCCCTCTCCCAACGGCCGGGTTTCGAGGCGTTTGACATCACCATCGCCGGCGACGGACCGGATTTTGAGGAAGAGACCAAACCGCTGCGGCGCTTCCCCAATGTGACGTTGCGCCAGGGCTTTCTGACCCATCCGGAAATCGCTGATCTGCACCGCAGGCACGGTGTGTTCATCACCCCGACCCGCTGGGACAGCCAGGGCGTTTCGCGGGATGAAGCAATGGCATCAGGCCTGGTCCCGGTTTCGACCCGGACCTCAGCCGTTCCGGAATTCATGGATGAATCCTGCGGCATTCTCACCCCGCCCGACGATGCCTTGGCGCTTGCAGATGCCATCGAAAGACTGTCGCTGGATCCGGATATGTTCCTGCGCCTGTCCAAAGCCGCTGCAGGCCGCGCGCGTGCGCAATCCGGCTTTCAGCAAACCATCGCCCGCGAAACAGCCCTAATCAGAGCCTTATGACCAGATATCCGCCGCCGACCGCTTTCCTCATCCATCCAGCTCCTGTAACCACTGCCAAACCTGTCTGAGATTTGAGGCACCACAATATGCACAAGATTATTACGAGCCTCCCTGCTTCCGCCCCTCTCCCGAAGCAGGACGCCCAAGCTGGCCAGGACAGCGGGCCAGCGGACAAAGCACGCAACCGCATGCATTGGGTTGCGTCGCAAGTATCGGGAGAGCGTGTCTTGGATATAGGCACCCGCGAGGGCACACTCCCGATCTTGCTTGCCCGGGAAGGTTTCCATGCTGTTGGCATAGACCTGGATGCAGAAGCTGTCGCGTGTGCAAACAGCGCCCTCAGCGCGGAGCCCGAAACAGTCCGTGAGCGTATTGAGTTCCGCAATGACAGCCTCTTTCAAAGCGGTTTGGACACTATTTTCGACACCATTGTTCTGAACGATGTGATCGGGCATGTCAGTAATGTGCCCAATTTCCTGCGCCTCGCGTTCACTCACCTCAAGGAAAACGGCCGCGCCATTGTGACCACGCCTTTCGGCACCGGCACCGGCCACAAGCATGATTTTTTCCTGAGCGATATCGGCGAACTGCTGCAGCCTTACGGACAACTGGCAGCCATGAGTGTTGAAGACGGGTATATCCGGGCAGTCCTGATCAAAGGCCGCGGGGACAAAGAGCCTGCACCACTCCCCATCTCGCAGCTTCTTGCCGAAACGGAACGCGCCACGCTGAAGGCACAGGCAGCCCTGCTGGACTGTATCGGCCGGCTGCGGCAGGACCATCAGATCCAGCAGGCGGAGCTGGCCGCCGCGCGGCAAGCCGCAGCGCACAGCGAACAGGCGCAAGCGCTGCTGCAGCGTGAACTGGCCACGTGGCAAGCAGAAGCCCAAGCGTCCGGAGAAAAGCTGAGGGGGCTGCAAGCTGAGGTGCGCAAGCTGAACGCCCAGCTTCAGTCGGCCCAGGAAGATGCCCGGGAAAACCGGGACTCTTTGATCCGGCTGCGAACTGAGGTCAGCACTGGCCAAAACAGCCTGGCAGAGGAGCGTGCCGCCCTAAAAGCCGAGCTGCAGGCGATCACTCTGAAAGAGCAGGCTGCGGCAGAGGCTTGGGAGGCGGAAAAGGAGCGCTATGCTGCCAGCCTGGCAGACGCCGGGCAGCAGAATGCGGCGTTGCTGACGGAAATTCAGACCCTCACGGAACAGACCGCTCGACTTGCTGAAAAAAATGAGGCTTCGGCTGATCAGCCCAGCCCGCAAACGGCATCCGGAACAGACAGCACTGCATGGCTGAGGTTTCTGGAAACACTGCCCGCGAAAATGGGAGCGGAGGCACACCCGGCTGCTGAAATCTGCCTGCAGCTTTCCAGCGCAGCTGCAGCTGCCGATCCGAAAGCCGCCTGCCTGCTCAGCTCTATCGCGCAGAGCTTGATGCCAGGCCCGCGAGCAGACAAGATACATGGCTTCCGCCTGCTGCAGACCGGCTTACATCAGCAAGCAGCAACCCTGCTCGGCACTTTGGCGGAAACCGGCTATCCTGGTGTATCCTCCCGTGAGCAGCGGGAAATCGAGGCACTCCTTTCCGGCGCGGCAGCACCGGACATGCAACCCCAGTTGCGTGTCGCGGCCATCATGGACGAGTTCACCTACACATCCTATGCGCCGGAATGCGATCTCATGCAGCTTACTCCGGAAAACTGGCAGCAGGAGCTGCAAGATTTCCGCCCGCAGATGCTGTTCATCGAATCCGCCTGGCGCGGAAAAGGCGGTAAATGGGGCCCGAAGGTCGGCCACCTCAGCCCTGAGGTGCGGGGCATTGTGGCCTGGTGCAAAGACCGCCGGATCCCAACCGTATTCTGGAACAAGGAAGATCCGGTTCATTTCGAAACCTTCCTGACGACGGCCGCGCAATTCGACATTGTCTGCACCACCGATCTGGACCGCGTTGGATCCTACAAGGCAAAGCTGGGCCACGACCGGGTCTACTTCCTGCCCTTCGCCTGCCAGCCCGCTATCCATAACCCGGTTGAAACCTGGGACCGCCAGGATGCCTTCTGCTTTGCCGGAGCCTACTACGTCCGTTACCCGGACCGGACCCGGGATCTGGAGAACTTCATTGAAGCCCTGCCCGGTTTCCGGCCGCTCGAGATCTATGACCGCAACTTCGGCAAGGATCATCCCGATTACATGTTCCCGGACGCCTACAAGCCATTCATCGTTGGCACGCTGCCGCCAGAGCAGATTGACCGCGCCTACAAAGGATACCGCTTCGGCATCAACCTGAATTCCGTCAAAAACTCGCAAACCATGTTTGCCCGCCGGGTCTATGAGCTGCTTGGTTCAAACACCATAACGGTCTCTAACTATTCCCGCGGTCTGCGGCACATGTTCGGCAGCCTGGTGATCTCCAGCGACAACGGCAATGAAATCCTGGAGCAGCTGCAAAGTGCCGACCTGGACAAGCTGCGCCTGGCAGGGCTGCGCAAGGTTATGAGCGAGCACACATATGGCGCACGGCTGAACTATGTCGCCTGCAAAGCCGACCTTGCGGAAGATACATACAAGCTGCCTCCAGTCACTGTGCTGGCGCACGCACGGAACGAAAATGAAGCCCTGTCCCTGACAGCCCATTTCCGCCGCCAGGAAGGCGTGGAAGCCGAACTTCTCCTGGTGCTGGACAGCAGCCTCGCCTATCTCGCAGAGGCGCTTGAGGACCGCAACATCCGGACCCTGCCTGAAGCAGAAGCAGAAAACCTGCTGCTGGAAGACACCGCTGCCGAAGGCGCCTGGGGCGCCTGCATGGCAGCCGGCGACTACTACGGGCCGAATTATCTGCGCGACCTCCTGCTGGCCACGCGCTACAGCAAGGCCGCCGTCATCTGCAAGGCCGAGCATTATGCGTTTGAGGACAGCAGTGTATCCCTCAAGGCAAGCGGCCAGGCTTACCGGCCTGCCGCGGCAGCAGTTCTGCGCCGCGCCTTGCTGGCACCCTGCTTTCTGCAAGGGCAAACTCTGGAGCATCTGCTGACAGATTTGACCAATGCCTGCGTCTCTTCGGAGCAGCTTGAGATCCTTGCCATCGATCCCTTCAACTACTGCGAAAACGGCACTGGGGCGGACGGCGCTCCTTGTTCCGGCGTTGCTGCCGCCGTGGATGACCTGGAGGATTTGAACTCCGGCTACCCGCTGGCCGAGCTGAATCAGCACGCAGAAACCTGCGCCCCGGCAATCGCCCCCGTCACTAAGGCACCAGAGATTGCGGCCGGGGCGCTGATGGCAAAGGTCAGCGCCCCGGCGGACGGCAGCATCACCTGGGAAGAGGAGGCCGGCGGGCTGCTCCTGACCTCCAGCCTTCCGGACGGCAAACATATTTACCTCTACCAGTCCGGGGAGCACGCCGTGGCGGACGTGAGCCGGAACGGCCAGCTGCGGCTGCACCTCGAGGCGGACCCGGGGCTGAACCTGCAATGTGTTGCCCTGTTCTTGGACAAGGACAAGCAACGGCTGGGCCACGTCATGGGCCCGATGAACAAGAACACCCGGGCAGACCTGCCGGAGGGCACCGCCTGGGTGCGCTTAGGCCTGCGGATCTATTCGGGCGGCCAGGCCGTGGTCAAACGCCTGCTTCTGGGCGAGCGCGCGCCGCAGCCGGTTCCGGTCCTCAGCAAGGCCCGCCATTTGGTTCTGACCAATCACTACCCCTCTTGGGAGGATATCTACCGCAACGGCTTCGTGCATAGCCGGGTCAAGGCTTACCGCGAGCAGGGCGAGGCGGTGGACGTGTTCCGCCTGCGACCCGGCCGGGATCTGACCTTCCACGAATTCGAGGGCGTCGACTGCATGACCGGCAGCCGCCAGCAGCTTAACGCGATGCTGGCGCAGGGCCTGTACGACACGGTGCTGGTGCATTTCCTGGACGAAGACATGTGGCAGGTGCTGGAACCGCATGTGCGCCAGGGCCTGCGCGTCGTCGTCTGGCTGCACGGGGCTGAGGTGCAGCCCTGGTGGCGGCGGGAGTACAACTACCGCACCGAGGCCGAACTGGAGGCCGCCAAGGCCGCCAGCGGTAAGCGACTTGATTTCTGGCTCCGCGTCTTAGCCGATATCCCGCCAAACCTGCACTTGGTGTTCGTGTCGCAGTACTTTGCCGACGAGGTGATGGAGGATCTGGACATACGCCTGGCTCCGTCGACATACAGCGTCATCCACAATCCGATCGACACCGCTATCTTCCACTATATCCCGAAAGACAGCCAGAAGCGGCTAAAGGTTCTCTCCATTCGATCTTTCGCTTCCCCCAAATATGCCAATGACCTTTCTGTGGAAGCTATTCTGCAACTAGCCAAAAAGGCATTTTTCAAGGAACTGGATTTCCGCATAATCGGGCGTGGTGCCTTGTTTGAGGAAACAGTGGCTCCGTTACGGGGCTATCCGAATATCCATATTGAACAGCGTTTTCTAACACAGCATGAAATAGCTGAAGCTCAACGGGATTATGGTATATTTCTCAACCCGTCCCGCTGGGATAGTCAGGGCGTATCGCGGGACGAGGCAATGGCCGCGGGGCTGGTGCCGGTGACCACGGATATCGCGGCGATCCCGCAATTCGTAGACGAGACCTGCGGCTTCCTGGCCCCGCCGGAAGATGCGGCCGGCCTCGCCGCCGCGATCGAAACGCTGTATCACGACCCCGCCCGCTTCCAGCAAATGTCTGCCGCCGCCGCCGCCCGCGTGCGCCGCCAGTCCGGTAGGAATCTCATCGTCGAACAAGAACTGCGCCTGTTTGCCACGCGCCAAGACCAAGAGGAAACATCAGGCCATGATGCCGGACTTGCAGCCCGCTGACATCCCCCCCGCCGCACGACAAGAGCCCCAGAAACTGCCGGAATGCCTTTTGGGCCGGCAGATCTTGGAGTACCGGCACTACAGCTTGCAGGGCGAAGGGGAGCGCTATTCCCGGGAGATGCTTTCGGGGGATGGCGAAATCACCCTGGAGAGCGCCCATGCCACCGCCGGCTATTCCGGCGGGCTCGGCAGCTACCAGCTGCGGCTGAAACTGCCGGAGGCGGCCCTGGCCAATGGCATCGGCGCCCGGATCCGGCTGCGCGGCTGGCAGCAGATCAGCTACATCGCCATCGGCTACACCGGGGCCGGCGGCTTCGAGCACGTCAAGGCCGGCAACCCGGCACAGGACCAGTGGTTCGATTTCTCTGCCGGCCATGGCGATCTTGCCTGGGGCTGGCGGCACGGCTGGGCTCATCCGGATGACGCTCAGGCCCCCGATATCCGGCTCTACATCAAGGGCACGCCGGGCGAGGCCGCGCATCTGGATGTTGCGGACATGCTGCTCTGGCGGGAAGCGCCGCTCGACGGGGAGGCGCTGGCCGGCCAGAACCTGCCGCTGCCGCCGCGGGTCCTGCACGCCATCCGCGCTTATGAACTGAAATGCTTCCGCAGCTACCAGAGCCAGGCCCGGGCCTTCATGGAAGACGGCAAATGCCCGCTTTACGGGGATGTGCTGCTGGACTGGCCTGCGGATGCGGTGCTGCCGCCTGCCCTGCCGGAGACCGGCACCTACCAGTTTTCCTGGCACGCCCTGCACCCGGCGGTCATGCTGATGCTCCATGCCCATGACACCGGCGAGACCGGCCCGCTGTTTGCCGCCCGCGACTTGGTCATGAGCTGGCTGGAGCGCAGCTATGATACGCCCGACGCCAATATCAAATACGCTTGGTACGATCATGGCACCGCGGAACGCTGCCTGGCCATGATCCAGCTCTACGGCCTCGGCCAGGCGCATGGCTTTGACGCGCGCTGTCAGGACCGGCTGCGGCGCGCGATCTTCCGCCACGCCCAGCTGCTGGCCTCGGAAGTATTCTATGCGGGCCACCAGCCGACACGCTATCACAACCACGCCTGGTTTCAGGACCTGGTTCTGCTGGCAACCTGCCTGGCCTTTCCCCGCTGGCCCTGCGCTGCGCTCTGGACCAGGACCGCGATCAGCCGCCTGGAAGACCAGTTCAGCAAGCTGATCGTGCGGGACGGGGGCTATTCGGTTTTTGTCGAGAATTCGATCGGCTATCACCACGGCGTGCAGCGGCTGATCGAATTTGCCGGCAACCTCGCCACCCTCAGCGGCCAGCCAACGGAAATTCCCGCCGTCGCGGCGGAGCTGCAAAGCTTCTCGGACTTCTTCCGCTACCCCGACAGCCGCCGCACCATCAGCCAAGGCGACACCTTCCGCCTGCCCAATCAGGAGGAGGCCAATCCGCGCGGCCAGATCCCCTATGGCAAACCCGCCTTCACGGTGCTGCCGCAGGCCGGCTATGCGATCTGGCAGGGCAACCACCAGGACCGCCCCTTCATGCTGACGATGCTGGCAACCTCACTGTCGCGCACCCACAAGCACGAGGACAACCTGGCGGTCTCGCTCTATTTCGACGGGGTGGAATGGCTGATCGACAACAGCTTCTATTCGCATGAATACACCCAGCCCCTGCCCGCCTACCTGCGCTCGGCGGCGGCGCACAACTGCGTTTGCCTGCCCGGTCAGGCCTATTCGATCGACCCTGGCCTGGCGCATTTGGACGGCCGCAGCGAAGACGGCATCTGCGCCGCAGAAGGCGCGCATGAGGCTTACGCGGGGCTGACCCTGGCGCGGAGCGTGAGCGGGCCGCTGACGCAGCTGGACTTCACCGGGAAAGACGGGATTTCGCAACCGCAGGAGACCGCGCAGCTGCGCTTCCACTGCGGCGAGCATGTCACGGCCCGGCTGGAAGACGGCAAGGCGGTGCTGACGCATCCCGGCTCGGCGTTTTCGGTGATCCTCGAGTTCGGGGATCTGCCAGCGCGCATCGCCCGCGGCGAGCAGGACAGCACACCGATGGCCGGCCTGGTCGGACATCATTTCATGACCCACGCCGAAACCGATACGCTGATCGTGGATCTGGGCGGCCAGGAGACCGCCCGCTGGCGGATCAGCGCGACAAAGGGGTGACCCCCCCCTGGGTACGGGGCCTGAAGGGACCTCGTACCCAGCACACAGAAATATCATTCCCTTTATTTATGGCCAAATCGGTGAACATCACTCTTTCCAGAGATGGTATATTTTAAAACATAGG
This window harbors:
- a CDS encoding glycosyltransferase family protein, with the protein product MDEFTAASFAPECVYLPLEPERCITQLAHFRPAFVFVESAWHGSGGAWNRMVSTPAPQLIGMLEWCRQNGIPSIFWNKEDPVHFHTFLDAARLCDFVFTTDMDCIPSYKDALGHAQVYFLPFAAQPQVHNPIATLPRKDAFNFAGSYYLRYPERQRDLAAITETARALRPVEIYDRHHGQDHPHYKFPDKYRPMILGALPFSEIGKAYKGYRYGININTIKQSQTMFARRVYELMASNTVVASNFSRGMRMLFGDLAICSDQPARLSGAFEALTAEDTRYRKFRLLGLRKVLQEHSYAARLSYILSKVTGQPFAPSLPAAALIASAATAEEARRLTAAFQAQAHPRKHLFLLTPEAAAPGSGGDVSVFSHAEGLLAAFDKRRREFAFAGCLDPADFYGEHYLTDLLLAPRYSDADGVSKGCYFQATGHGAALQREDLRYRHTCSMRLAAGLVRTRHLTGSLLADCLHNPASAAAEDLHTLAIDEFNYCRNGAEDPAAQSLARDMELPCQGAPLARFYGIAEDLPAAKPRPRPQALPALTAAEIFSGAVLPKGRPLAKHLRDGRLVITSQDEADGPADVWMARKYPRAALNLENNSWFSFGFTRSLPHGQLVCEYYDSGGGKISHSMFAKGGRHALALPEHCTQVRFGLRLRGPGTLELSDLVFGDQAVFPPVIAGRSGTLVLTKQYPSCDDLYKYGFLHSRIRGYRRQGLDVNVFRLTTSSAQPYDEFENVDVATGDAALLDATLRSGRCKHVLVHLLDPAMWEVLKKHLHRIRVTIWIHGAEIQHWQRRAFEFPRMSAAQVEQKKHRTGTYLKLWQEVFSSPEANLHLVFVSRTLLEEATADVGRPPPDGRYSVIHNFIDGEIFRYSPKAPEDRFRLLSIRPYAGRKYANDLTAAAITALSQRPGFEAFDITIAGDGPDFEEETKPLRRFPNVTLRQGFLTHPEIADLHRRHGVFITPTRWDSQGVSRDEAMASGLVPVSTRTSAVPEFMDESCGILTPPDDALALADAIERLSLDPDMFLRLSKAAAGRARAQSGFQQTIARETALIRAL
- a CDS encoding methyltransferase domain-containing protein; protein product: MHWVASQVSGERVLDIGTREGTLPILLAREGFHAVGIDLDAEAVACANSALSAEPETVRERIEFRNDSLFQSGLDTIFDTIVLNDVIGHVSNVPNFLRLAFTHLKENGRAIVTTPFGTGTGHKHDFFLSDIGELLQPYGQLAAMSVEDGYIRAVLIKGRGDKEPAPLPISQLLAETERATLKAQAALLDCIGRLRQDHQIQQAELAAARQAAAHSEQAQALLQRELATWQAEAQASGEKLRGLQAEVRKLNAQLQSAQEDARENRDSLIRLRTEVSTGQNSLAEERAALKAELQAITLKEQAAAEAWEAEKERYAASLADAGQQNAALLTEIQTLTEQTARLAEKNEASADQPSPQTASGTDSTAWLRFLETLPAKMGAEAHPAAEICLQLSSAAAAADPKAACLLSSIAQSLMPGPRADKIHGFRLLQTGLHQQAATLLGTLAETGYPGVSSREQREIEALLSGAAAPDMQPQLRVAAIMDEFTYTSYAPECDLMQLTPENWQQELQDFRPQMLFIESAWRGKGGKWGPKVGHLSPEVRGIVAWCKDRRIPTVFWNKEDPVHFETFLTTAAQFDIVCTTDLDRVGSYKAKLGHDRVYFLPFACQPAIHNPVETWDRQDAFCFAGAYYVRYPDRTRDLENFIEALPGFRPLEIYDRNFGKDHPDYMFPDAYKPFIVGTLPPEQIDRAYKGYRFGINLNSVKNSQTMFARRVYELLGSNTITVSNYSRGLRHMFGSLVISSDNGNEILEQLQSADLDKLRLAGLRKVMSEHTYGARLNYVACKADLAEDTYKLPPVTVLAHARNENEALSLTAHFRRQEGVEAELLLVLDSSLAYLAEALEDRNIRTLPEAEAENLLLEDTAAEGAWGACMAAGDYYGPNYLRDLLLATRYSKAAVICKAEHYAFEDSSVSLKASGQAYRPAAAAVLRRALLAPCFLQGQTLEHLLTDLTNACVSSEQLEILAIDPFNYCENGTGADGAPCSGVAAAVDDLEDLNSGYPLAELNQHAETCAPAIAPVTKAPEIAAGALMAKVSAPADGSITWEEEAGGLLLTSSLPDGKHIYLYQSGEHAVADVSRNGQLRLHLEADPGLNLQCVALFLDKDKQRLGHVMGPMNKNTRADLPEGTAWVRLGLRIYSGGQAVVKRLLLGERAPQPVPVLSKARHLVLTNHYPSWEDIYRNGFVHSRVKAYREQGEAVDVFRLRPGRDLTFHEFEGVDCMTGSRQQLNAMLAQGLYDTVLVHFLDEDMWQVLEPHVRQGLRVVVWLHGAEVQPWWRREYNYRTEAELEAAKAASGKRLDFWLRVLADIPPNLHLVFVSQYFADEVMEDLDIRLAPSTYSVIHNPIDTAIFHYIPKDSQKRLKVLSIRSFASPKYANDLSVEAILQLAKKAFFKELDFRIIGRGALFEETVAPLRGYPNIHIEQRFLTQHEIAEAQRDYGIFLNPSRWDSQGVSRDEAMAAGLVPVTTDIAAIPQFVDETCGFLAPPEDAAGLAAAIETLYHDPARFQQMSAAAAARVRRQSGRNLIVEQELRLFATRQDQEETSGHDAGLAAR
- a CDS encoding heparinase II/III domain-containing protein gives rise to the protein MGRQILEYRHYSLQGEGERYSREMLSGDGEITLESAHATAGYSGGLGSYQLRLKLPEAALANGIGARIRLRGWQQISYIAIGYTGAGGFEHVKAGNPAQDQWFDFSAGHGDLAWGWRHGWAHPDDAQAPDIRLYIKGTPGEAAHLDVADMLLWREAPLDGEALAGQNLPLPPRVLHAIRAYELKCFRSYQSQARAFMEDGKCPLYGDVLLDWPADAVLPPALPETGTYQFSWHALHPAVMLMLHAHDTGETGPLFAARDLVMSWLERSYDTPDANIKYAWYDHGTAERCLAMIQLYGLGQAHGFDARCQDRLRRAIFRHAQLLASEVFYAGHQPTRYHNHAWFQDLVLLATCLAFPRWPCAALWTRTAISRLEDQFSKLIVRDGGYSVFVENSIGYHHGVQRLIEFAGNLATLSGQPTEIPAVAAELQSFSDFFRYPDSRRTISQGDTFRLPNQEEANPRGQIPYGKPAFTVLPQAGYAIWQGNHQDRPFMLTMLATSLSRTHKHEDNLAVSLYFDGVEWLIDNSFYSHEYTQPLPAYLRSAAAHNCVCLPGQAYSIDPGLAHLDGRSEDGICAAEGAHEAYAGLTLARSVSGPLTQLDFTGKDGISQPQETAQLRFHCGEHVTARLEDGKAVLTHPGSAFSVILEFGDLPARIARGEQDSTPMAGLVGHHFMTHAETDTLIVDLGGQETARWRISATKG